Genomic segment of Notolabrus celidotus isolate fNotCel1 chromosome 1, fNotCel1.pri, whole genome shotgun sequence:
AGCAAATGTATCTCTGAGGTGTCAGGCCAAGAACAAAAACTGTAGTTCTGTCTGAGTTAAGCAGCAGAATATTTCTGGTCATCCTGGTCTTTAagacacactggaaaaaatggaaACTgaaaagcttagtgtctcagaataagccaggaatgctaaaaAATAGTATCTTTTTAAACTCAAAGAGCAGCACTTATCTAGGTTTTataccatcttgtacttgaaataaggttacaaagtttaatttgagcatttttagatataatgtcttctcatagctagctggatatactattatacagtcatgttgttttttaggttaagccagctatgctcaaaagtaggtgtatcattgtgtgcatgtagtttgaggatgtatattttgatctgatttagaagaaacagtgcctgaaaactgtaacccacccttaaaaacaacaacttatctttcttttatcaatggagctgttctctgatagattctccaataaaatgcatttatcaaataaaagggtttgtcttaaatcaagattatccgtcttctacaaataagatctcagcttgaaagatgtatgaaatgtaaaataaaccttgtttcttctaaataaCAACtcaaaaatgtcatttaaaaaatgtttgacttaacaagatatttaagatgcattgtcttaaaacaagtccctctatcttgctcaaatgttatttgttaagtaaatttatcttaaatcaagtgggataagacattttaactaaaaatgagacaatttcactcgGTAAGAATTTGAGCTTTTGCAGTGCATGCTTCTAGTTGAGTCAGCTGATTGATTTCCTCTGGCTTCATTGATAAATTTAAGtgagtgtcatctgcataacagGGGGATTTATTGAGTGTTTGCTCGTGCTATTACCTAGTGGAAGCATATATAAAGGATGTTTGCACAAACTACGCTGTAAATACAATGTAGTAGTGCAGAAAGTGAGTGTGTTGAACCTCTTGACACATTCAAGAGGTataaaacaacactgacaaCACTGACATGTTTGGAGTTGTATCCTGGTAATGGGATAAATGTTAGCCCTACTTTCTTTAAGCTTCATTCTTATAACAACAAACTTATGAGGGTAAAAATGATCCTATTGTGACAAAtactaattacaaaaaaataacagaagaagaagaaatattaaaatataataaccaACATTGAAGGTGTTAATCAGCAGCAGTAAGTAAGGTGGTGGTAAGGTTGTCTGTCTGACTTGCGAACCAGTCATgctaataagaaaaaaaaaatgtaatcacagAAAGCGACTCATCCAACTCTTTCTTAAAGTTTAGAGTGTCCTGCTTTTAGAATATTTCATATAAAACACTCTCCTCATATATGACCCATTTTTATACTGTCCCTTATGCAAACCAGTTAATCAGTCAGCCATGACAATGCATCACTGCCTTGGTTTGCTCTTACAGGACACTGTACACAGCGTCACTCACAGAAACAACAGGGGGTTTTATTGTGTGTTAGCATAAAATCGTTTGTGAGAGATAAAGAGCGTATAAGGTGCGCaggtctctgctctctgcctggagtaaaaatatgtttcacaACATGCTTTTATGAAAAACACTTTCACCTTTGTCAACCTTTGGACTCATTAACCAGCCGTCCTCACTTCTATTAATAGGTCAGCTATGAACCCAGAGAGTGAGACCTAATCAGTCTTTTCACAGCTACTTACCAGACCTTCATCACAAGGCCATCTCACAtgaccatcatcatcatcttcacctGATAATGATGCAGTACAGTAGCTAGAGGTCTGATTATCTActaaaattatttaaatatacAAGGTAAAGCCTAAAGAAACATCTTGTCCTTCTCCTTTCTATCTCACTGTGTTTGATTCCAAAATGAATTTCGATGTCAACATAGCGTCTATTGTCAAAAGATGCCAGCAAAGGATTTACCTGCTGAGAAAGCTGAGCTCTTAATGTCAGTAAAAGGATTTTAAGtaacttttattgttcttttaacGAAAGCCTTTTAACCTAtctgctatcaggcttttaaactcagatGGCAGtaatttttgtcattttaaataacgTTGATATGACAAGAGATTATATTGtctatattgtcttttaatcgttgtcttatcttactgttatttatttattacattaacttattgCTGTCCTTCAAAGACCCTCtggtcccatgtacagaccctatgcttgacttgtgacttgtagcatgtatatatgatggatgtgttgtagatgttaaatgttgtatggtaagctataaattaattgcccttcttgggatcaataaagttgtcttaatctgaatctgaatctgaattactgttgttcaaaaatataaaatcctaCACGCCAAATCCATGTGCTTCAGATTTAAAGATTTGTATCCAAGAGTTTAAGGTAAACATCACCAGGTGATTACTCAACTAAATGAGGAAAATCAGGTACTAGTACTGTACTTCATAAACTAAAAGTACATCATAAACTGTACATCAGTGTTTATCCTAAGTGAGGTATTATATGATTACCTCACAGTCTCCATGGTAATGACAGTTTCTTGCTGCTTGAGAGAGAACATAGTGTGTTGATGACAGAGAGTTTCCTGTGTCAGTGCCGGTGACGACGGTATGCTAATGGCCTGCACACCTCGCCAGATGGGGTTTGTTTGTGAGCATAGAAGCACAGGTGAGGTCAGTGGAGAGTGTGAGAGGGTGTGTGTTCTTTAGTGTGTGAGGTAAAAATagaagggaagagagggaggaaaaagtagagaaaagagaaagatttAAATTGCAAGTTATGCGTTCCCCGTGGTTGTCGTAATTTTTTCAAGCACCCCATGATAAGTCACAGTAGAATCGATGGTTGTAACAAACACTTTTGTATTATAAAATTCTGAAATGTTGAAGACTCAATAAAAAGCCCaagttatttatttcttttggaATAAACAAAGATTTTGTATATAAAAATGTAGGTCATGTGTTATTCTAGGGCATTATACAAAGATAAGACATACTGCCAAATATAGTATAACAAGTGTTGCAATGCATGCCACAGAGGTGACAATTGTGTCTTGATTGCTGAGTGCTGACCACACACACGTTTACTATGTAAGTCATCGTCATATCAGTAAGTGAGGGAAATATCTGTATCTTTACCTCCAACCAGAGTTCATGCCCTCTGTTCCTGTCAGCAGCTTATCCGGGACACGAGGAATGCAGACAGTGCTTTTGCTCAGCACCTGTCAGTCCAGCTGTTCTCAGTACAATAGGTCTGACTGATTATTTGTCATGTCTGGTTGACAGTATAATCACCAGATCAGAGCTTCCAATCTTAAACcacaccagaaaaaaaaaactaaaatgtttttatttaactagCACTGCATAAAACATCCTTATCATAGGATTTTGCTAAAAacctaaaataaacatttcatgaaTAATTATCATATAGCTGCCTGACGTCTGCTGTATGTGAGGCTATAAGGACCAACAGTTATCAAAGTATGTGCTGCAGAGGCACAGAGAGAAATTTAGTAGTGACCTTGGAGCAGTCGAGCAAACATTATATAATAACAGAACACTGAGAAAATCATCAGCAATTTAATAGTGAGGATGATATTCCTCTCTACAACCCTGTATGCAGTGAAACAACATATTCATCGAGTAATGTTTAacagtgaattttaaaaactcttcacaaTAGCCAAAATAAAGGAGTAGTTAAGGACAGGGAACTGTATGGTAGAGGAGCCCATGCATCCAAAAACtttatttgcttcattttttagTTATAAGGAGTCAATTAAAGTTGTTTCTTGAGATCcacttgtttttcttattaCTGACAGATAACAGGGCTGTTGTGTTCATATCTGTCCACAAATGTTGAAGCTACAGCAAACAgttggttagcttagcataaagactctTTGAAACAGCCCTCCAGACCCTGATCTAAACCATAGACAtatatgtataaaatatgaacgtagtatccatgacgtcgctcatctgttcctgaacgctgttttgaagtcaatcgatggcagcagccatattagaaatgcggaactcaaccagactTAGTgtgaatcttaatatcttctgaaccgttgcataagaaaaaattcaccccccgtactttgtgtgccgatagagaaattagctatgtagagccaagctgttttttgaaccaggctgtaaacatgttaattaatgctgcgaagatcgtcttttatgaattggtgtctatgtggtttccagtatttttgcagccagcctcaagcagattctcgatgaattgcagtttataacacttccgcatgggcttcatagtttgagaccggaggttgccgcttgatctaaaccctaaccctaaccgggTGAAGCTTTTTTAATAGATGATCACAGAAAGAGCATTTTCAAATATGTCTAACCATTCTTGACAGAAACTTTTGTTCAACATATTTGCCTGTGCATATGCTGGCTTTGATCTTTGTAACGGTTTTCGGGACCTGTGTGTTCAGCAGCTGCCACAGTACATGTGGATCTAAGAAAACCCATGTTGTCACTGTGTGAAGAAAGAACTGATGCAGTAACAGTTTTAGTAAAATAGACAGCACCATCAATCAATCCCTCTCCCTTTGATTTTAGAGTGGTTCTCTGTGTGACAACAGACCACCACATTAAGTTAAAAGTAAACAGACAGCAGAAGCTGCAGCTCATAGGCCGATTTTATATTAGATTTATGGTGAACACAAAACCTCCCTTACCTAACCATGAATTCTCATTTTCAGTGGAGAGCGTGCTTGTGTTTGATCTAAATGCATAAGCTTTGTACTGTCCGTGTATTTGTCTTGATTCAATAGAAGCTGCCACTGAGGAGGGAGGTCCTTCACTTTAATTAGCAACTTAAGCAGACTGCTCATGCCTGAATATTCATTCAACTGAATCACAAACTTTAGAAGCTGGCTgaaaaaaacaggcagccagttCTTTGAACTATACTGTTATCAACCTGATTGTCTCCCTTTTCATAGTATTGTATTGCATAATGAATCTGATAttcaaaatacttcaaattaaTTTGCATAGCCTTAACTTCATGAGAAGAGACTGAAAATCTTGACTGATGTATTTGAGTATATGTGATTCTTGTTGAATGTTTAGtacataaaaaatatttgtaaatcACTTATCATTCACTTAATGgtggaaaaatatataaatccaAACCATCTCATTGAAGCTTAAGCATTTATAAACAAAGTAAATCATTAAAATCTAAGaccatttgttttttattgttgccCCTTTCAATCAAATGGAAGCTGTCCACTATGTGAAGGGATGCACCCGAGTCTGCACATCAGGAGTTTGACAGGCCAAACaaatttttaaatcaaagcatTTGTGAtcatttgaaaatgatttaaCAATTGAATTTTGGGTACATCccaatgaaatgttttttgcaATTGATGAGAAGTCATTAATTGAACATGTTTTGTGTGGAATTGAGAGAGGAGAGTGGGTAGATTATTTTAAATGGTTCAATCTGGTTTCTTTACATCAAACATCCAACCTAGAGTcatatccaagcggcaacctctggtctcaaactatgaagcccatgcggaagtgttataaactgcaattcatcgagaatccacttgaggctggctgcagaaacaccggaaaccacatagacaccaattcataaaaggacatgactgacttgactaccAGATTGGAGCACGTAGCTGTCgtctaggaggctcacactccgcctctttatgtcacactatgcctggttgtgTTCTGCATatcaaatatggctgccgccgtcgattggcttcaaaacagcgttcaggaacagatgggtgacgtcacggatactacgtccatattttatacagtttatggtcaTATCATATTTGCATACTTTATATTTGTAGATCACTGCTTGTTCTTGGCTGTGTTTCCTTTAAATCTAACAATACTCTGTTTCAAAGCTGCATCAGCTCCAGTGTGGAGGTTTATACAACCAGCGTCCATAAACTAGCACAGTGCTGTCATACTTGTTACACACCAGGATGTCCATACATTgctttatgtcatgtttttgggtTGCAGTTtctttgcctgtgtgtgtgttcttctgttttttttctctcccaacTATCTGTCAGTGACAAGCAGCAACATTGTAAACTGACCGCAAAACCAGGAGTTAATTTTATACATTGAATCTGTTTACGAGTTTCCTGCCTTACATTCATGCTTCCATCCTCATTTGTCTCCATGTGACAGATATTGGTGACTTACACGTTTTGACAAGAACAACCTGTCCATGAGTTTGTGGACTGTATTTGAAATGTAGGTCACGCTTGTAGATGAATGTACTAAATATAAGTTCTATGTTGTTGATCTGCCAGTAGATAAAGAGGATGTTCAAATCTAACACTGTTATGAAATGGAATTTTCTCCTTATATAATCATGTGGTAGCTGGACTCAGTCTTAGTCACAGGCTTTTCAGAAACGGACATACGGACAACACAGAGGTCAGGAAAGAGGCAGCCAAAGCTTGTCTGAACGTAATGTCAGCAGAACAGGTGCACACATAGATACTGTGTTACTGCTGCAGATCATCCTTTTACATATTATTTTGTGATCCCCTCTGAAATTTGAAAGTGTTCTGCTGGCACTTATTCAAAACAATAACCAGACTGAGCTCATGTCATGTCTGTGATtaatgccttggttcctccccatAATTATTCTGTGTTATAAGTTATCCTATAGTCTTCCTTGTGTTAAGTGATCCATGTCTCGTGTTGTAttctttttgtgtattttcttgtatttcttGGTCTAGTCTGTTTTGTTTCATGGTTTATTTTGTAGTCATTTTCCCCTGTGTTATGTTTcccttcctgcccttgtgtgtttccctccttttttaattgcactcattagtttcacctgtgtcatgtgttccacacctgtgttaattactctatgtatttagttcctctgtttcccctgtcctgtgctGGATCATTGTTAGTCATCATTGTCTTCACTTTGAATTTAGTTcctttgtttgtaccttttctCTCTAAaattaaaacctttatttttctgcacatgggtcctcgtCCGTTTTTCCCCTTCAGCTCAAGACTACTTTGACAGGACATGTGATGGACTTTTAATGTACGCAGAGGCTGCTGTTAGTCTCGTGGTGTTTTTCACCTCATTGCCCCTTCAGTGTAGTAGATTAATGATTATAAATagacaagtgaaaaaaaaaacgtaaattATTCCCTGCTGTCATGAAATACAGAATTATTGATGAAAACACTCTATGGTCAAATGGTCATAATTATTGTATTGCCTTATTTCCAGGACTTAATATGTTTATATAACcgttttttctgaaaataagtACAGGTTTTACTCTGGTAATGTACTGAGGGATTAAACTCTTACTTATTATGAGAAACGTTTACAGTAACCAGAGTTTATTTGcacatttaaagacataaaaaacaatctttttttaaacaaaagtgACGTGTCTCTTGagtataataaattaataaatcatgCAAAACTaatacaacaatacaacaaagaaatgcTCATACAAATGTAACATTATTAATACctcatattaaaacaaataggGAGTTTGACAAGGGAAATTTCCAGGAGCGCAGTGCATTTGTGAAAGGGGATATAGAAACAAAATCTAATTGATAAATAATTGATGCTATATTTTGGCTTTGAGCCATAGATACAGTACATATTGAAGACAGTCAAACTTAACTCCAGTGGATCACATGTAACTTGTAGCTTAAATAGTCCTGCTGCACAACAGTGAGGTATATCTAAGTGAACTCCTCTGGGATCTGTCCTGGTATTCTGAAACCAGTCTGCCCGGTTTGATCCAAAGTGTTTCTTGGACTGGGTGTGACAATGCTTGCCTGTGTCTCTATGGTGCAGCTGGTTCtgtggaggaactgcaggaagtTCTCATGGCATGAGCCGTCATGGCTGGTAACTGGCAGCTCCATAGGACGGGCCGAGTAACAGCGCCTCAGCTTCCACAGCTCCTCTCTGATCTGCCTGTTTAGAAGCCCATAAAAGAACGGGTTGATAGCGAAGGATGAGTACGCCAACCAAGTAACTGCTTCCTCTAGACCCTCGGGAATTTTGAGCGTTGTGTTTAGTGTCAGGTGGAGGTGGAATGCAAAGTAAGGCAGCCAGCAGATCAGAAACTGTCCAACTATGACCACCAGAGTGAGAGCAGCTTTGCCCCCACCAAAAGGCTGCTCTCGCATAATCCTACGTGGTGCATTACGAGTTGTGATGATAGTAGTCTGGCTGTTTATGGAGTCAGAGCGATGCTTTAGTTGATTAGTTGTCCACAAGGGGAGAGGTCCATGCTGACGGGCGGCTACACGGGCCACCTTGTACACATTACAGTAAACTGCAAAGATCACAACAGCAGGCAGGCAGAAACAGGTGATACTAAAGAGCACAGAAAAGACTCGTCTGTGGTCGCTGTGGCTCCAATGCAGCGAGCAGTGTGAAGCACTGATGGAGCCAAGACTCCTATATGAAGGCCAACCAAACACAGTGGACAACCCCAGCACGGCAGAGGCCACCCACACCATCACTATCACAGCTGCAGTCAGCTTCAGAGTCATCTTGACCTCATAACGCATGGGGTGGACAATGTAGTAGTACCGCTCTACGCTGATTGCTGTGATGGTAAAGATGGAGGCAGCGATGAGGATCACATTGAGAAAGACGTAGATCTGACACTCCAGGACAGTGAACATAACACCAGCAAAGTATGGAGAACTGGACATGATCCCAAGAGGCATGAGCAGGATGGCACACAGGAGGTCCACTGCACACAGGTGACACACAAAGGCAAACTTCCTGAGATGTGGAGCTTTGATGACAACAACCAGGACAGCTGTGTTGGCTAGAAGTGCTAGAATGTTCAGCATCACCATGCAAAATATCCCTGTCAGGTCCTTGAAGCGTGTCTGTGGGTTGGGAAAGGTGCCCAACTGCCTGCTGGGAGCTGAGGGCAGCAGGGTCCAAATAGTTCTGCTGTCATTGTGCTCAGGAACCAGTGCTGACCTGATTTCCTCCATTATTCATTGTAAAGATTCCAAAATAAACATCTGTAGTCCATACTCCTCCATTGTTCAGTGACGAGACAAGAACCCTTCAGTCATCACTGAAATCcacttcacacctgtgttgaagaaaattgaaaaagaaaaaagttaaaataagtcTTGTTAGTTATTTGGATATCTGTTTTATTGAATATGGATGATGTTATTTAACATAGCTCCAAAATAGTTCATGAAACTAACTCAGctcaactcaaactttgtttttgtatttatagagcacgtttaaaacaaccggggttgaccaaagtgctgtacagatcaaaagcagcagaaatgacaaacataacatacagtgcaatactaaaatacaattCTAAAATAcgtaaacacagtgcaaatatataataaaataagatagaataaaatgaattcaaatttaattaagattatgccagatgtccactcaaccttgattaaaagccagggagaaaaggtgagtcttaagagaggatttaaaaacctcaattgatcctgcagagcagatatgttggggcaggttgttccagagccgaggggCAGCCGCCACGAAGACTCGttcacctctggttttaagccTCGAAACTAAGATGCTTGAACAAGAATTTGTAGCTTTGCTTATTTTACGCTCTTGTTCCTAGCTGGTCATTCACAAGTAATGCATTATTAGAATATACCTTTAATACAAATACATGTAGTCTATACTCTTGGTTCTCAACTGGTAGGACTCAGAGGTGTGTTGGGTTTGGGGATGTGTGCCCGGACAATAATTGTGGCAAAAAGTTTGCTTTTCCTTGAGTGTGAAAGAGTAAGTTTTAAGGTAGTTCCATCAGGACTGCACTATTTGGCAGTAGGGCTCTTTTatgagagctccctgcccttccatgtgcataTGTGGAAGCCTGAGGAGGGGAGAGTAAACCTCCCATGTACATACATGGGAGGAAGAGAAGCAGCAAAGTCCCACGGGTACAGAGCAAGGCAGCCATTAATGACAATACATATGAAACtgataaaatcagacacagcattcCTCTTCATGCAGTGGAATGCTGTGTCTGATATAGAGGAAAAGCTAAAATAACCTCGATGACATCAAAATGACATTATAAAAGTTGACCAGGATCcttcagagaaagaaaaaatatgatACAACTGTTGACAACACATTTAACCTTTGAGTGTATAATTGTTTTGGATCCCCTGACTGATTGGATGATATACATATTAAAATTGTATCAATAACTAAtagtaaatattttaaaaaagactcTTCAGAAGCTCCATAACCTCCAAGAGAACATAAATTATTATGTACCATACATATAATTGAAATAACTAACCTAACTGTAATTTAATCATTATTAGCTCACATGTGTGGGATTATGTAAGAAGGGTTATTCTGTATTTattgaaagagagacaggatc
This window contains:
- the si:ch211-213o11.11 gene encoding probable G-protein coupled receptor, which encodes MEEIRSALVPEHNDSRTIWTLLPSAPSRQLGTFPNPQTRFKDLTGIFCMVMLNILALLANTAVLVVVIKAPHLRKFAFVCHLCAVDLLCAILLMPLGIMSSSPYFAGVMFTVLECQIYVFLNVILIAASIFTITAISVERYYYIVHPMRYEVKMTLKLTAAVIVMVWVASAVLGLSTVFGWPSYRSLGSISASHCSLHWSHSDHRRVFSVLFSITCFCLPAVVIFAVYCNVYKVARVAARQHGPLPLWTTNQLKHRSDSINSQTTIITTRNAPRRIMREQPFGGGKAALTLVVIVGQFLICWLPYFAFHLHLTLNTTLKIPEGLEEAVTWLAYSSFAINPFFYGLLNRQIREELWKLRRCYSARPMELPVTSHDGSCHENFLQFLHRTSCTIETQASIVTPSPRNTLDQTGQTGFRIPGQIPEEFT